In a genomic window of Cynocephalus volans isolate mCynVol1 chromosome 1, mCynVol1.pri, whole genome shotgun sequence:
- the FEV gene encoding LOW QUALITY PROTEIN: protein FEV (The sequence of the model RefSeq protein was modified relative to this genomic sequence to represent the inferred CDS: substituted 1 base at 1 genomic stop codon) produces the protein MQITQPGDGNPGGDRERKGGEWAVRGAEEGLRGGAEAAGSEVGPGAPAASLFAESQGGGKETRSRPPSASVARAHPPRVSRAAGAGGCRVRLAAARRGSKRPGSWERRSRAPLPAIPSHTQAAPSCQALPDPAPSSPPCHPQSPRAGIGAPERKAXRVPSPPHPPSPTAQSPAAMRQSGASQPLLINMYLPDPVGDSLFKEGKSPGWGPLSPAVQKGSGQIQLWQFLLELLADRANAGCIAWEGGHGEFKLTDPDEVARRWGERKSKPNMNYDKLSRALRYYYDKNIMSKVHGKRYAYRFDFQGLAQACQPPPAHAHAAAAAAAAAAAQDGALYKLPAGLAPLPFPGLSKLNLMAASAGVAPAGFSYWPGPGPAATAAATAALYPSPGLQSPPGPFGAVAAASHLGGHYH, from the exons ATGCAGATAACGCAGCCTGGAGACGGGAACCCGGGTGGGgatagagagaggaaagggggagagtGGGCGGTGAGGGGGGCGGAAGAAGGGCTCCGGGGAGGGGCTGAGGCCGCGGGGTCCGAGGTGGGGCCGGGGGCCCCCGCCGCATCACTGTTTGCAGAGAGTCAGGGAGGCGGAAAAGAAACGCGCTCGCGGCCCCCATCGGCGAGCGTGGCCAGGGCCCATCCCCCGCGCGTCTCCCGGGCTGCGGGCGCGGGGGGCTGCCGGGTGCGCTTGGCTGCGGCGCGGCGC GGTTCCAAGCGGCCGGGTAGCTGGGAGCGTCGCTCCAGGGCCCCCCTCCCCGCAATCCCCAGCCACACCCAGGCTGCCCCCTCCTGCCAGGCCCTGCCGGACCCGGCGCCGTCTTCTCCTCCCTGTCACCCGCAGTCGCCTCGGGCGGGGATCGGTGCCCCGGAGCGCAAAGCCTGACGCGTCCCCTCCCCCCCGCACCCCCCATCTCCCACCGCCCAGTCCCCGGCGGCGATGAGACAGAGCGGCGCCTCCCAGCCCCTGCTGATCAACATGTACCTGCCAG ATCCCGTCGGAGACAGTCTCTTCAAGGAAGGGAAGAGCCCGGGCTGGGGGCCGCTGAGCCCCGCGGTGCAGAAAG GCAGCGGGCAGATCCAGCTGTGGCAGTTTCTGCTGGAGCTGCTGGCGGACCGCGCGAACGCAGGCTGCATCGCGTGGGAGGGCGGCCACGGCGAGTTCAAGCTCACGGACCCGGACGAGGTGGCGCGGCGCTGGGGCGAGCGCAAGAGCAAGCCCAACATGAACTACGACAAGCTGAGCCGGGCCCTGCGCTACTACTACGACAAGAACATCATGAGCAAGGTGCACGGCAAGCGCTACGCCTACCGCTTCGACTTCCAGGGCCTGGCGCAGGCCTGCCAGCCGCCGCCCGCGCACGCccacgccgccgccgccgccgccgccgccgccgcggcgcAGGACGGCGCGCTGTACAAGCTGCCCGCCGGCCTCGCCCCGCTGCCCTTCCCCGGCCTCTCCAAACTCAACCTCATGGCCGCTTCGGCCGGCGTCGCGCCCGCCGGCTTCTCCTACTGGCCGGGCCCGGGCCCCGcggccaccgccgccgccacGGCCGCGCTCTATCCCAGCCCGGGCTTGCAGTCCCCGCCCGGGCCCTTCGGCGCGGTGGCCGCCGCCTCGCACTTGGGGGGCCATTACCACTAG